Proteins from one Gimesia maris genomic window:
- a CDS encoding sulfatase family protein — protein sequence MGNNVAIQVDPGAMDCDVEAVPGRRAAMCGDPHEYFRNLCGYGQCKSGKNGLFYSEEREQATRVSVHCKLVTRATRFSVYLYWLGGVKTSLFRKNQMRGRQCSSTAICDAGRKPDSGSAKTASLLDSPGQSGTVKSQPIRPRAQTMIYESQPGAVFVKRFPRFVMVQTLVWCCLVICLCLNAVSVKAAPAQPDMVVVLVDDLRWDELGCMGHPFVRTPHIDRISREGARFRNAFCSTPLCSPVRACLLTGRYTHNHGIFDNINRSEHSHTLKTFPQELQKAGYATAYVGKWHMGNDDTARPGFDHWVSMKGQGTSFDPTLNINGERIQFKGHTTDVLNQKVNEFVKAQGEKPFCLYIAHKALHPELTQRDDGSITDPSAAKFMPAKRHEKLYSDDAIPRRLNVVDTLEGKRALKRTVPGLPPLSQKTGTSDEVIRDRLRMLAGIDEGVGSLCELLESQGKLDDTVFVFTSDHGYWYGEHGLSVERRLPYEEGIRVPLLVRYPPVIKAGTVIDEFAVSVDLAPTMLDLAHVKTDQKYDGRSLVPLLKGEHPADWRQSFLVEYNSDTVFPRLVKMGYTAVRTPRWKYIQFNELTGMNELYDMLRDPYEMQNLINDPAAKETVKQLQAELKQLMKD from the coding sequence ATGGGGAACAATGTGGCGATACAGGTTGATCCGGGGGCGATGGATTGCGATGTTGAAGCGGTGCCGGGGCGAAGGGCTGCGATGTGCGGCGACCCGCACGAGTACTTTCGGAACCTCTGTGGTTACGGGCAGTGCAAATCTGGAAAAAACGGGCTGTTTTATAGTGAAGAACGGGAACAAGCGACGCGTGTTTCAGTGCACTGTAAACTGGTCACGCGCGCGACACGTTTTAGCGTTTATCTCTACTGGCTCGGCGGAGTCAAGACGAGTTTATTCAGGAAGAATCAGATGAGAGGGAGACAGTGCAGCAGTACTGCGATTTGTGACGCAGGTCGGAAGCCCGATTCCGGTTCTGCCAAAACTGCCAGCTTACTTGATTCACCCGGGCAGTCTGGTACAGTGAAGTCTCAACCAATTCGTCCGCGTGCTCAGACGATGATTTATGAATCTCAACCAGGAGCAGTTTTCGTGAAACGTTTTCCCCGGTTCGTCATGGTGCAGACTCTGGTCTGGTGTTGTCTGGTTATCTGCCTCTGTCTGAATGCGGTCTCTGTGAAAGCCGCTCCCGCGCAGCCTGACATGGTTGTGGTGCTGGTAGATGATCTGCGCTGGGACGAACTGGGCTGCATGGGACATCCGTTTGTGCGGACGCCACACATCGATCGGATCTCCCGCGAAGGGGCCCGGTTCCGGAATGCCTTCTGTTCGACGCCTCTCTGTTCTCCCGTGCGGGCCTGTCTGCTGACGGGACGCTACACGCACAATCATGGAATTTTCGATAACATCAACCGCAGCGAACACAGCCATACGCTGAAGACATTTCCCCAGGAACTCCAGAAAGCTGGTTACGCGACCGCGTATGTCGGAAAATGGCATATGGGGAATGACGATACGGCCCGCCCCGGTTTTGATCACTGGGTGAGTATGAAGGGGCAGGGGACCTCGTTTGATCCAACATTGAACATCAATGGCGAGCGAATTCAGTTCAAGGGACATACGACGGATGTGCTCAATCAGAAAGTGAATGAATTCGTCAAAGCACAGGGTGAGAAACCCTTCTGTCTGTATATTGCACATAAAGCGTTGCATCCGGAACTGACGCAGCGCGACGATGGAAGTATTACCGATCCGTCGGCAGCGAAGTTCATGCCTGCCAAGCGACACGAAAAGCTGTATAGCGATGATGCGATTCCCCGCAGATTGAATGTGGTGGATACGCTCGAAGGGAAACGGGCATTAAAACGAACTGTGCCGGGTCTGCCACCTTTAAGTCAGAAGACAGGAACCAGTGATGAAGTGATCCGCGATCGTCTGCGGATGCTGGCTGGCATTGATGAAGGGGTGGGCTCTCTGTGCGAACTGTTAGAGTCGCAGGGGAAACTTGACGACACGGTGTTTGTCTTCACCAGCGATCACGGTTACTGGTACGGCGAACATGGTTTGAGTGTGGAGCGACGGTTGCCTTATGAAGAAGGGATCCGCGTGCCTCTGCTGGTACGTTATCCCCCTGTCATTAAAGCGGGGACTGTGATTGATGAATTTGCTGTGAGTGTGGACCTGGCTCCGACGATGCTGGATCTGGCGCATGTCAAAACGGATCAGAAGTATGATGGTCGCAGTCTGGTGCCTTTGCTCAAAGGGGAGCACCCGGCGGACTGGCGTCAGTCGTTCCTGGTGGAGTACAACAGTGACACCGTGTTCCCGCGGCTGGTCAAAATGGGATACACGGCGGTACGCACGCCACGCTGGAAGTACATTCAATTTAATGAACTGACAGGGATGAACGAACTTTACGATATGCTGCGTGATCCTTATGAAATGCAGAACCTGATCAACGATCCGGCTGCGAAAGAAACGGTGAAACAGCTGCAAGCAGAGCTGAAACAACTGATGAAAGACTGA
- a CDS encoding PH domain-containing protein has translation MTDSETYTSDTTRTLAYECPHCGTANTVDPGAIGELVTCVNDNCGQVFKIDAPAGHLLRDDDPKAVEARDHHRNTSVSQAEQELCTVHPAIFGNHPFSFLGCLLVVIGGIVAAVMGRDELIQLYSGLTLALAGVLILSYWWLQTRFRSVTVTSKRTLYTQGIFSKQTSEVQHDDVRNMQVNQSFFDRLVGVGHIAISSSGQDDMEIDVRGLKSPQRVIDIIREYQ, from the coding sequence ATGACTGATTCCGAAACATATACCAGCGATACAACGCGAACTCTCGCCTATGAATGCCCCCACTGCGGAACGGCTAATACGGTCGATCCCGGCGCGATCGGCGAGCTCGTCACGTGTGTGAATGACAATTGTGGTCAGGTCTTCAAGATTGATGCCCCCGCCGGTCACCTGCTTCGTGACGACGATCCAAAGGCGGTCGAGGCGCGGGACCACCATCGGAATACCTCGGTGTCTCAGGCTGAGCAGGAACTCTGCACCGTGCACCCGGCGATATTCGGGAATCATCCGTTCTCGTTTCTTGGGTGCCTGCTGGTTGTCATTGGGGGTATTGTCGCGGCGGTGATGGGGCGCGACGAGTTGATCCAGTTGTATTCCGGATTGACTCTCGCCTTAGCCGGGGTCTTAATTCTGTCGTATTGGTGGCTTCAGACCCGGTTCCGATCCGTGACCGTGACTTCAAAACGCACACTCTACACTCAGGGCATCTTTTCCAAACAAACGAGCGAAGTGCAGCACGATGACGTTCGCAACATGCAGGTGAATCAGAGTTTCTTCGATCGCCTGGTTGGCGTCGGACACATCGCAATCTCCAGTTCCGGCCAGGATGACATGGAGATCGACGTTCGCGGACTGAAGTCACCGCAGCGGGTGATCGACATCATTCGCGAATATCAGTAG
- a CDS encoding IS4 family transposase, giving the protein MKQSPEQILEFDRAFEQLKDLVDLRQADQLHPRRPNAIYTACVVLWMLIFQRLKPDASLEAAVKHLIENQPDYLPENKRLSQGTLSSNSAAYSRARSELPLDVVKWFSNEITRAIVGQSETLLDGRQIFLLDGTTITLAPEKELQTKFPPASNQHGESVWPVVNLTVFHELSSGCALLPQLGAMYGPEAVSETELARNGMHCLPDESIIMADAGFGIFGVAYQAQLLGHDFFLRMKKLNFESLRAKAKLVSQSPKHKTYQHQWTPTPKNRKTQPGLPRDASLAVVLHEIIVNETLTLYCVTSLPQDAATLGNLYNQRVNVEVDIRNLKVVLDTENIRAKKVDTFLKELYTSVVAYNLVGQFRRQAAELNQVAPRRMSFKRTWTTFQTFLLKHLHTEPESWRESFERALFYATKDKLPNRAASRSVKRECYAKRSKRDHFEKRKKPPEKLKHTDLK; this is encoded by the coding sequence GTGAAACAATCACCGGAACAGATTCTTGAATTCGATCGTGCCTTCGAACAACTTAAAGATTTGGTGGACTTACGCCAAGCCGATCAGCTGCATCCCAGGCGGCCCAATGCAATCTATACCGCCTGCGTTGTGCTGTGGATGCTGATTTTTCAACGCCTCAAACCAGATGCCTCACTCGAAGCGGCGGTGAAGCATCTGATTGAAAATCAACCTGACTACCTTCCTGAAAACAAACGATTAAGCCAGGGTACACTCTCGTCCAACAGTGCAGCATACAGCCGGGCTCGCAGCGAACTGCCGTTGGATGTTGTGAAATGGTTTTCCAATGAAATCACTCGTGCCATCGTCGGGCAATCTGAAACCCTGCTGGACGGTCGTCAAATATTTTTACTCGATGGAACCACGATCACATTAGCACCGGAAAAAGAATTACAAACGAAATTTCCGCCCGCCTCAAATCAGCACGGTGAAAGTGTCTGGCCTGTTGTCAATCTGACCGTTTTTCACGAACTCAGTAGTGGATGTGCCTTGCTGCCACAGCTGGGGGCCATGTATGGACCTGAAGCGGTTTCCGAAACGGAACTTGCCCGAAATGGCATGCACTGCCTGCCAGACGAATCGATCATCATGGCTGATGCAGGATTTGGGATCTTTGGCGTTGCTTACCAGGCACAACTCCTGGGGCATGATTTTTTTCTACGCATGAAGAAGTTAAACTTTGAGTCACTTCGAGCCAAAGCAAAACTCGTATCGCAAAGCCCAAAACATAAGACCTACCAACACCAGTGGACTCCGACCCCCAAAAACCGTAAAACACAACCCGGGCTCCCCAGGGACGCTTCGCTGGCTGTTGTTTTGCACGAAATCATCGTCAATGAAACCTTGACGCTGTATTGCGTTACCAGCCTGCCGCAAGACGCTGCCACCCTGGGCAACCTCTACAATCAAAGGGTCAATGTCGAAGTTGATATTCGTAACTTGAAGGTCGTATTGGACACCGAGAACATTCGCGCCAAGAAGGTAGACACGTTTTTGAAAGAGCTGTATACGTCAGTGGTCGCCTACAATTTAGTTGGTCAATTCCGCAGACAGGCGGCTGAACTGAATCAGGTTGCTCCGCGGCGGATGAGCTTTAAGCGAACCTGGACAACATTCCAAACGTTCCTGTTGAAGCACCTGCACACTGAGCCAGAATCATGGCGTGAATCCTTCGAGCGAGCACTGTTCTACGCGACCAAAGATAAACTACCCAATCGCGCTGCCAGCCGAAGCGTAAAAAGAGAATGCTACGCCAAACGTTCAAAGAGAGACCATTTCGAAAAAAGAAAAAAGCCCCCAGAGAAATTGAAACACACTGATCTGAAGTAA
- a CDS encoding PVC-type heme-binding CxxCH protein produces MPSSISASRFRLSVFAFALISILLTGLTLTVQSADKTESKPKVDYSAEMPRILPLTPEEAVKSFKIHPDFEIQLVAAEPLVRDPVAMCFDARGRAYVVEMPEYNDANKEGYSSVKLLEDTDGDGRFDKSYPFLSDMTLPTAVFSYKGGVFVGAPPYVYYCKDTDGDRIADVREVVMTGFGRDKGDEGMINSFRWGLDNKIHFSTGIDGGNVTLAADENKKTYNTKGRGVILDPETRTIELTTGGGQHGMSLGNWNREFVCANSIPMQVLMYDDRYIARNPYLAPPAAPVSIAPGGKFTKLLRISQVEPWRVLRSRIRAASERGDYEKGQPSGFFTAATGITVYRGGAWPAEYQGNLFVGEPANNLVYRAAPQPDGLSLVAPRADQDAEFLASTDVWFRPVQFENGPEGALYVLDMYRELIEGAPFIPEEVIKHLDPVGGQDKGRIYRIVPKGFQQPQQTDLTKLSSQALVELLESDNGWTRDIAQRLLYERQDTSVASDLKQLATGSTKPITRATALWSLEALKSLDESTLLKGLQDESFQVRKQSLKIAEQSADAKAIQQQMIALAKDPSLEVQYQAAFSLGAFESSARNAALADLLKRHAANQWIRMAVQSSLDQGAGEVFEILIKNNKSLKEKQIQQFLVALAVQIGAQQEAGNVKRVLAALEALPESHQKLAEILFRNLLSRASNETKQVIAKSDSDHTAKLLKGMMQTAISQATNGKAVVKTRVAAIPTLSIGSFDETQPVFEELLSVQQPLPVRQKAITALGLINDDRVAELLIAAWPGLSPQLRMSAVETLFSRKPWLVSLLEAVKAGDINPGDIGPERVQLLKKNQDKAVKKMAESLFHNERLTGRSDVIKEYQSSLKLKGDAASGKEVFKKSCSACHRLENVGIQLGADLKAIKDRGTEAVLLNILDPNREVKPQYVTYLLVTTQGRTITGLIKEENANSITIARADGTSDTVLRIDIDELISSRLSFMPEGLEKQINKQEMADLLAYLNSIK; encoded by the coding sequence ATGCCTTCCTCTATTTCTGCCTCGCGTTTCCGTCTTTCTGTGTTCGCATTCGCTCTCATTTCGATTCTGCTGACGGGACTGACGCTGACCGTTCAGTCGGCTGATAAAACGGAGAGCAAACCCAAGGTCGATTATTCAGCGGAGATGCCTCGGATACTGCCGCTCACGCCGGAAGAGGCTGTTAAGTCGTTCAAAATTCATCCGGATTTTGAGATTCAACTTGTGGCGGCAGAGCCACTGGTTCGAGATCCCGTCGCGATGTGCTTTGATGCCCGTGGTCGTGCGTATGTGGTTGAAATGCCGGAATACAATGATGCGAATAAGGAAGGCTACAGTTCGGTCAAACTGCTGGAAGATACCGACGGCGATGGCCGATTCGACAAGAGCTACCCGTTTCTGTCTGATATGACGCTGCCAACTGCTGTTTTCAGCTACAAGGGGGGCGTCTTTGTCGGGGCACCACCTTACGTGTATTACTGTAAAGACACCGATGGTGACCGCATTGCGGATGTACGCGAAGTGGTGATGACCGGATTTGGTCGCGACAAAGGTGATGAGGGAATGATCAATTCGTTCCGCTGGGGCCTTGATAACAAAATCCATTTCTCCACAGGCATTGATGGCGGTAATGTGACTCTCGCCGCTGATGAGAACAAGAAGACTTACAATACCAAGGGGCGGGGCGTAATTCTGGACCCCGAAACCCGCACGATTGAACTGACGACCGGTGGCGGACAGCATGGGATGAGCCTGGGGAACTGGAATCGTGAGTTTGTCTGCGCGAACAGTATCCCGATGCAGGTGCTGATGTACGACGACCGTTATATCGCCCGTAATCCTTACCTGGCACCGCCGGCCGCTCCGGTTTCGATTGCTCCCGGTGGGAAGTTCACGAAGCTGCTGCGTATCAGTCAGGTGGAACCGTGGCGTGTGCTGCGGTCCCGGATTCGTGCAGCAAGTGAGCGGGGTGACTATGAAAAGGGACAGCCCTCTGGTTTCTTCACTGCAGCGACGGGGATTACCGTTTATCGTGGCGGTGCGTGGCCTGCGGAATATCAGGGGAACCTGTTTGTCGGCGAACCGGCGAACAATCTTGTTTATCGTGCAGCTCCTCAGCCGGACGGACTGTCGCTGGTGGCTCCCCGTGCTGACCAGGATGCGGAGTTTCTGGCTTCGACGGATGTCTGGTTCCGACCGGTTCAATTTGAGAATGGGCCTGAAGGCGCGCTTTACGTTTTAGACATGTATCGTGAATTAATCGAAGGCGCTCCTTTTATTCCGGAAGAGGTGATCAAGCATCTGGATCCGGTGGGAGGACAGGACAAGGGGCGAATCTATCGGATCGTTCCGAAAGGATTTCAACAGCCTCAGCAAACCGATCTGACAAAACTCAGTTCACAGGCACTGGTTGAATTACTGGAAAGTGATAATGGCTGGACACGCGATATCGCGCAAAGACTGTTGTATGAGCGTCAGGATACATCGGTTGCCAGTGATCTGAAGCAGCTGGCGACCGGTTCCACAAAACCTATTACGCGGGCGACGGCACTCTGGTCGCTGGAAGCTTTGAAATCATTAGATGAATCTACATTACTGAAAGGGCTGCAGGATGAAAGTTTCCAGGTCCGCAAGCAGTCTTTAAAAATTGCCGAACAGTCTGCTGACGCGAAAGCAATTCAACAACAGATGATTGCTCTGGCGAAAGATCCTTCACTCGAAGTGCAGTATCAGGCTGCATTCTCGCTGGGAGCATTTGAATCGTCGGCACGCAATGCGGCGCTGGCGGATCTGTTGAAACGACATGCAGCCAATCAATGGATACGGATGGCGGTACAGAGTTCGCTGGATCAGGGAGCCGGTGAGGTCTTCGAAATTCTGATCAAGAATAACAAGTCACTCAAAGAAAAGCAGATCCAGCAGTTCCTGGTTGCGTTAGCCGTCCAGATTGGTGCCCAGCAGGAAGCGGGTAATGTGAAACGGGTGCTGGCTGCACTCGAAGCTCTGCCGGAATCACATCAGAAGCTGGCGGAAATTCTGTTTCGCAATCTGCTCTCTCGTGCCTCCAATGAGACAAAACAGGTCATTGCGAAATCGGACAGTGATCATACGGCGAAGCTGCTGAAAGGGATGATGCAGACCGCGATCTCTCAGGCGACGAATGGTAAAGCAGTGGTGAAAACACGCGTAGCAGCCATTCCGACTTTAAGTATCGGATCATTCGATGAGACGCAACCGGTTTTTGAGGAATTGCTTTCCGTGCAGCAGCCTTTGCCGGTTCGTCAGAAAGCGATCACAGCGTTGGGGCTGATCAACGATGATCGCGTGGCTGAACTGTTGATTGCAGCCTGGCCTGGCCTGAGTCCTCAGTTACGGATGAGCGCGGTCGAGACGCTCTTTTCTCGAAAGCCGTGGCTGGTCAGTCTGCTGGAGGCGGTGAAGGCGGGCGACATCAATCCCGGTGATATAGGTCCGGAGCGAGTACAGCTGTTGAAGAAGAATCAGGACAAAGCAGTCAAAAAAATGGCGGAGTCCCTGTTTCACAATGAGCGTTTGACCGGGCGTTCCGATGTCATCAAGGAGTATCAGTCTTCTTTGAAACTTAAAGGGGATGCGGCCAGCGGGAAAGAGGTCTTTAAGAAATCGTGTTCGGCCTGTCACCGTCTGGAGAATGTCGGCATACAGTTGGGAGCCGACCTGAAAGCGATTAAAGACCGGGGGACGGAAGCCGTGTTGCTGAATATTCTGGACCCCAACCGGGAGGTGAAGCCACAGTATGTGACCTACCTGCTGGTGACCACCCAGGGGAGAACGATTACGGGTTTGATCAAAGAAGAAAATGCGAACAGCATTACAATTGCCCGTGCGGATGGCACGAGTGATACCGTGTTGCGGATCGACATTGATGAGCTGATCAGCTCGCGGCTGTCATTCATGCCTGAGGGACTGGAAAAGCAGATCAACAAACAGGAAATGGCCGACCTGCTCGCTTATTTGAATTCGATCAAATAA
- a CDS encoding fasciclin domain-containing protein translates to MNHLLKQSAAVATAFAVTLSATLIQAAEKKDIVETAVEAGSFKTLAAALGAADLVGALQGDGPFTVLAPTDAAFQKLPAGTVETLLKPENKDQLIAILKYHVISGEVPASQVVKLKGAKTLNGQRVDIAAGEGSVKIDGATVEATDIMCSNGIIHVIDSVILPSDKNIVTTAVEAEKFKTLIAAAKAAGLAGVLSEQGPFTVFAPTDDAFAKLPEGTIASLLKPENKDKLAAILKYHVVAGRVYSEDALKAGKAKTLQGKPVMIKVVDGVAKVNNAKLLMTDLDASNGVIHVIDTVIMPPEGKKYSATEAREKIKHAVARGANLYNCGDYHATTQLYQKTMQDVLKSTDSMPATIRMNMKHALSESQQMNCVSQQAWRLRNALDHAYTEMSSL, encoded by the coding sequence ATGAACCACTTGCTAAAGCAGTCAGCGGCTGTGGCCACCGCTTTTGCTGTCACATTATCAGCCACGCTGATTCAGGCCGCTGAAAAGAAAGACATTGTCGAAACTGCTGTGGAAGCAGGATCTTTTAAAACACTTGCCGCCGCCCTGGGAGCTGCTGATCTGGTTGGTGCATTACAGGGTGACGGGCCTTTTACGGTACTGGCTCCCACGGATGCCGCCTTTCAGAAATTACCTGCCGGTACCGTCGAAACTTTATTGAAGCCGGAGAATAAAGATCAGCTGATCGCCATCCTGAAATACCACGTGATCTCAGGTGAAGTACCCGCCAGTCAGGTTGTCAAACTGAAAGGGGCGAAAACACTGAATGGTCAGCGTGTGGATATCGCGGCTGGAGAAGGAAGTGTAAAGATTGATGGAGCAACAGTCGAAGCGACAGATATCATGTGCTCCAATGGGATCATTCACGTGATAGATTCCGTTATTCTTCCGAGCGATAAAAACATTGTCACAACGGCAGTGGAAGCTGAGAAGTTTAAAACCTTAATTGCTGCAGCCAAGGCGGCTGGTCTGGCTGGCGTGTTGTCTGAGCAGGGGCCTTTTACCGTGTTTGCTCCGACTGACGATGCGTTCGCGAAACTACCGGAAGGGACGATTGCCTCACTTCTGAAGCCAGAGAACAAAGACAAACTGGCCGCGATTTTGAAATATCATGTCGTCGCAGGCCGGGTTTACTCTGAAGACGCTTTGAAAGCAGGTAAAGCGAAAACGCTGCAGGGTAAACCTGTGATGATCAAAGTGGTGGATGGAGTTGCAAAAGTTAATAACGCCAAACTGCTGATGACGGACCTGGATGCCTCCAACGGGGTGATTCATGTCATCGATACTGTGATCATGCCTCCAGAAGGTAAGAAGTACAGTGCGACAGAAGCTCGCGAGAAGATCAAGCATGCCGTGGCACGGGGCGCTAATCTCTATAACTGTGGGGATTATCACGCTACGACTCAGCTTTATCAGAAAACAATGCAGGATGTCCTTAAGAGTACAGACAGCATGCCTGCTACCATTCGCATGAACATGAAACATGCCTTGAGTGAGTCGCAGCAGATGAACTGTGTTTCACAACAGGCATGGCGATTGAGAAACGCTCTGGACCATGCTTATACAGAAATGTCTTCTCTGTAA
- a CDS encoding exo-alpha-sialidase — MKSVLILFACLTFPVVLNASEDLIYQSGFESDRVGAVPAGWSVFLPKTSPNVKVVAQGAGESNHALKSVRSASGGLTAITRAFSQPQQRVLIEFSFAFSPGAGRSLNLWTFAPEGTDASQLNLCIQNGKLQQYDGRTRSWRVISKDVEPSTDPTDPIWHRLRILVDARQSGIDFWLAKPGEFKLPGSPTGTLHAYRSDLDLAGLALVSGTRLANDAWYLIDDLEIKGGTQLPSPGSVEPLPEPFALWSGPPVPADLDQIPFVPEMTHQTIHRAEKDGYKFLHGAAIIAHNGVLYANWANSPANENGPHETLQGRRSEDGGKTWSGLEMIGPGFEGSERHSHGVLLKHQGKLWTICSRFGVGQPARRFPGLQGEAFVLNEKTDQWESKGIVMQNCWPYDEPVRMPDGNLITGGQDQDGLPVVAISHGDDLLHWDTVRIPFPPELSPSFAETTVAVDGKNVRAIIRGGGGTAWVSISQDNGRNWSSARPANLRMPRAKAYLGNLSTGQQYLVSNLKNRDTLVISVSQPGASTLSQMWRIRHGKSEAPRFKGFAKSKQWSYPYAHEYDGKLYVVYSIGKEDCGLSILPVTSLQVGSTAADGGIE, encoded by the coding sequence ATGAAATCTGTGCTCATACTGTTTGCTTGCCTGACGTTTCCTGTTGTATTGAATGCATCCGAAGATCTGATTTATCAAAGTGGATTTGAATCCGATCGGGTCGGGGCGGTTCCCGCGGGCTGGTCTGTTTTTCTGCCGAAAACTTCACCCAACGTCAAAGTCGTTGCGCAGGGGGCAGGGGAATCGAACCATGCTTTAAAAAGCGTGCGTTCTGCTTCAGGCGGTCTGACTGCGATCACCAGGGCATTTTCTCAGCCACAACAGAGAGTGTTAATTGAGTTTTCGTTTGCATTTTCACCCGGAGCCGGTCGTTCTTTGAATCTGTGGACCTTCGCACCGGAAGGTACTGATGCCAGCCAGTTGAACCTGTGTATTCAAAATGGGAAACTGCAACAGTATGATGGTCGCACACGTTCGTGGCGCGTGATCTCAAAGGACGTGGAACCCTCAACAGATCCGACAGATCCGATCTGGCATCGCCTGCGGATCCTGGTTGATGCAAGACAATCTGGCATCGATTTCTGGTTAGCGAAACCGGGAGAGTTCAAACTGCCAGGCTCTCCCACCGGAACTCTTCACGCCTATCGCAGTGATCTGGATCTGGCGGGATTGGCACTGGTTTCGGGTACGCGTCTGGCGAACGATGCCTGGTACCTGATTGATGATCTGGAAATCAAGGGGGGGACTCAACTCCCGAGTCCTGGCAGTGTCGAACCACTGCCAGAACCGTTTGCTCTGTGGAGTGGGCCACCTGTCCCCGCCGATCTGGATCAGATTCCTTTTGTACCGGAAATGACCCATCAGACAATTCATCGCGCTGAAAAAGATGGCTATAAATTTTTGCATGGTGCCGCCATCATAGCTCATAATGGTGTCTTATATGCGAACTGGGCCAACAGCCCGGCCAATGAGAATGGACCGCATGAAACGCTGCAGGGCAGGCGTTCTGAAGATGGCGGCAAGACCTGGTCGGGGCTGGAAATGATTGGTCCGGGATTTGAAGGATCCGAGAGGCACAGTCATGGCGTTCTGCTGAAACATCAGGGGAAATTATGGACGATCTGCAGTCGATTTGGAGTGGGGCAACCGGCAAGACGATTTCCCGGTCTGCAGGGCGAGGCGTTCGTGCTCAATGAAAAAACGGATCAATGGGAATCAAAAGGCATTGTCATGCAGAACTGCTGGCCGTATGACGAACCCGTTCGCATGCCCGATGGGAATCTGATTACCGGCGGACAGGATCAGGATGGACTGCCTGTCGTTGCCATCAGCCATGGTGATGATCTTTTGCATTGGGATACGGTTCGGATTCCCTTCCCTCCTGAACTTTCACCCTCTTTTGCAGAGACCACCGTCGCTGTTGACGGGAAGAATGTGCGGGCGATTATTCGAGGGGGCGGTGGAACGGCCTGGGTTTCCATCAGTCAGGACAATGGCCGCAACTGGTCCAGCGCACGGCCTGCCAATCTGCGGATGCCGCGTGCCAAGGCATATCTGGGGAACCTTAGTACCGGACAGCAGTACCTTGTCTCCAATTTAAAAAACAGAGATACGCTGGTGATTTCCGTCAGTCAGCCAGGCGCATCCACGCTCAGCCAGATGTGGAGAATTCGCCATGGAAAATCGGAGGCCCCGCGCTTCAAAGGTTTCGCGAAAAGTAAGCAATGGTCTTATCCCTATGCTCATGAGTATGATGGCAAGCTGTATGTCGTGTACTCGATCGGGAAAGAAGACTGTGGCTTATCGATTCTACCAGTCACATCTCTACAGGTTGGCTCAACGGCTGCAGATGGTGGCATAGAATAA
- a CDS encoding bile acid:sodium symporter family protein produces MKQQLFRLIQIPFTLWVLLFAVSGYYFPWLYDWNHGGWEPRQAIVPLVQVIMFGMGVSLSFADFRRVLKMPRAVLIGVICQFSIMPFLAWIFVVLFQLPTEIAAGLILIGSCPGGVTSNVIAYIARANVPLSVTMTACSTMLSPFLTPLLMEFWAGQYVPIPVLPMMRSILFMVLLPVLLGLFVNQFAPRFVNRLGKILPGIAMFSICLIIAITIALARQELAAVGLALFAAALCQNAAGYTLGYGAAWCLKLSHRDCRTVALEVGIQNGGMATGLAVNVLKNPVIALGSAVFGPWSAVTSSLLASYWKRCHQSELDPDLQQNGLETPVFNNPSEDCSAP; encoded by the coding sequence GTGAAACAGCAATTATTCCGCCTGATACAAATTCCATTCACTCTCTGGGTGCTCCTGTTTGCTGTCAGTGGCTATTATTTTCCCTGGCTATATGACTGGAATCACGGGGGCTGGGAACCACGTCAGGCAATTGTGCCGCTGGTGCAGGTGATTATGTTCGGGATGGGCGTGTCGCTTTCGTTTGCCGATTTTCGTCGAGTATTAAAAATGCCTCGCGCGGTACTGATCGGAGTGATTTGCCAGTTTTCGATCATGCCTTTTCTGGCATGGATTTTTGTGGTTCTATTTCAACTGCCCACGGAAATCGCTGCCGGACTGATTCTGATTGGATCCTGCCCGGGAGGAGTGACTTCCAATGTGATCGCCTACATCGCCCGCGCCAATGTCCCCTTATCTGTCACGATGACGGCCTGTTCTACAATGCTTTCTCCGTTTCTGACACCACTATTAATGGAGTTTTGGGCAGGGCAGTACGTGCCGATTCCCGTGTTGCCGATGATGCGTTCGATTCTCTTCATGGTTCTGCTTCCTGTTCTGCTGGGTTTGTTTGTGAATCAGTTTGCTCCCCGGTTTGTGAACAGGTTAGGAAAAATACTTCCGGGTATTGCCATGTTTTCGATCTGCCTGATCATCGCGATTACGATCGCGCTTGCCAGGCAGGAACTGGCTGCAGTCGGGCTGGCATTATTTGCGGCAGCTCTCTGTCAGAATGCAGCCGGTTATACACTGGGCTACGGGGCGGCCTGGTGCCTGAAGCTGAGTCACAGGGACTGTCGTACCGTGGCACTCGAGGTGGGGATTCAGAATGGGGGCATGGCGACTGGCCTGGCGGTCAATGTTTTGAAAAACCCGGTTATTGCTTTGGGTTCTGCAGTCTTTGGTCCGTGGAGTGCAGTCACCAGTTCACTCCTGGCATCCTATTGGAAACGCTGCCACCAATCTGAATTGGATCCCGATTTACAGCAGAACGGGTTGGAAACACCTGTATTTAATAACCCCTCTGAGGATTGCTCTGCTCCCTGA